ctttgaaACACTGGTTCCCAGCCCTTTTCCACCCCAATCCTCTCACACTGTAGGAaccctgctgctcccttctAGATATCCCTTGCACTGACCTGCTGTCTGCATCTCCCAACACTTGCTGCCCCTCTACATCTCATGGATGTGGTTCTGCTTGCAAACTGGAGATTGATTCCCTGATGTCAGCATTCTGTGGCAAAGCCTTGGactcaggagcagcagcagctaccCCCACCAGATCTCTTTCCCATACCCAGCATCAGTCtcacactgaaaagagaaattctgtAGGTTGTTCTTTGGTCAGCTCTACACatggtttatttatttgggCATGTCAATCACAAATGTAATACAGCATTGCCAGAATTacaaaaggacttttttttttgttttcccatttacCCTATTGTAGAGCattatttgagaagaaaaaccACACAAGAAGCAAGAGAAAGCTTTAATTTTATCCGTGTGGAGCCTACAAATCCACAtggcttctctgtgctgtcaaGCATGTGAGTTCTTAGAAATGCAGCCAATGGTAGTTTAGCTCGAATACAATCATTCTAAAACAagctagaaataaataaaatacttacatTTCAAGTACAAAACCTTGCAGTTGAATTCAGTATGGGGAAATCAGTTTACTCCTTTTTTTGTTACCAACTACTGTACAGGTACTTGGGCTGGCAAAGTCTGCAGATGCagaatagaaaaatatcttaTGTACATGACTTAACTGAACTGTGTGTTTAGTTTTCCCTTTAGGTTACCAGGCAAAGTTGTTTtatgtcagattttttttgtcatttttagtAAGGCAGGAGCTCACTACAAGTACTGCCTCTCAATTTTTGGCTTGTATCTTTCCTTTGTGGTgcaattgaaaaataaaacaaaaggtgaGGGGGAAGGGAGTATCATGTCTCAAAAGTACTGACAAATACCTGCTTTGAATTAGGCTATTTGCAGGtagataattatttttaatcaaatttgAGTGACTTTACCAAGGCTTCTGCGTAGCTCTAATATGAGGAAGGACGTTGACCTCTAATCTGGATTCTGCTTTGGGTGATCTGACGGCTTCCCACTGGCCTTTGGTATGCAGGGCTCTCCCTTGGTGGTACCCGTATGGACTGCTGGCCTAAGTTCCTCTGGGCCTCAAATAagctttgctctgctgcactCCTCTCCGAACAGGTGAAAGTCAGCGCAACACCGATATCGCTCTTCATGATTCTGGAGGTGCCATCTGACGTGCCATCAAAACACCTGCCCAAAGCGATTTCCTTGGCGATCCTTGGGTCCTGGTCAGTGACTGTATAGATGCCATAGTTATGCCCTAGTGGATCAAGGGGTGCCAGCATTGTGTATTCGCTGGAATCATTGTTGGTAGCCATGGGGAGGTGGTTTACTAGGTACTCATGGAGCATGCTGTTAACGCTCTCCCGGCGACAGCTGCCTTGTGGGATGACTTTCACAAGTGTGCGGTCCACGCGGTCTTGGTCAAAGAGCATGCCACTACACTTGAACTCTAGGCAGGCTGCTGACACGTCCCGCTGCTCAGGATCCCGAATGCTGCGGACATCCCTGATGCCATAGAGCTTGCCAATGGTGCGTGGATGCGTCCCACCCATGTTGCGAGACCTTATGTTTACTTCCTGGGGTCCATTAATTTTGACTTTAATGTAGCAGGCCCTAAATTCCATGGGCTTGGGCCACCAGGCCAGGTAGTCATCAGTCCAGCTCATGAGGTCATCTTCACTGAAGGGAACAGTATTGTAGTCGTACCGATCTCCTTCTATCCTGTAAAACCTGAAGTGAGCAGCGCTGTATGGAGCTTCTTCACATTCTCTCAGGTTTTCGTAGGCATAAATAGGGCCGTTGTTCTCATCTGCAGAATTTGGACTTGGCTTGGCCATATTGATTCTGAACGCAGTTTTCTTAGTGTTGGGGTCCTCATGGTCTGTTCTCCTGTAGTTGAGCTTGTTGAGATATGGCTGTGGGACCCCAATAGCGTTAGGATTGAGTTTGGGAGCAGAGGGCACAGCTTCAAGTTCTTCACCCCCCAAGCTCGCCAAAATGTAAGCTCCGTAGGCTTCTGGGTTCTGCTCATCACAGAAGGCTGGCACACAAGCACCATTGGGACCAGTGACCACACTGTCAAAACGGCCCCATGCTCTGGGGTTGGAGGAGTACCCTGGTTCTGGCTCCATGTTGATAACAGAAATCACCACCCCCTGGATCTGCTCACTTGGCAGAAATCTCTCACTTCTGTATGCTCGGACTTTGACGTAGCACCGTCTGCTCTCTGGGACGTCCAGGTTAAAAAGCCGCCTTTCCTTGATTTCCATGTTCCCAACCAAAAAAGTTCGCTCCTCTCTTCTGCGCcgtctgcttttctccaggttgaagtccccttcttcctcccatAAGCCTGTCTCAGGGTTCAGTGACCAAAGCTTCATTTCTTGTAGGTGCTCTGGCATCCTGACCTGAGCAGTGTCCAAGTGGACCTTCACATCCTCTGCATTAAGAGTCTCAGTGCCCTGTTCATCAGTGAAGTCCAGGGAAAACATCCCATACGTGCGGAGCGGGAACACATCTCCTTCATCATCTACAAAGTTCAGGTCACTTTGTGTCACAGGCGCTGTTGAAAGTTCTCTTGGGTCCAGAAATGTCACGCTGGCTTTCACTTTTCCTCTGTAAGGTTCTCCATTCTTCCTGTAAAACGAATCAGGAGGGATTTCTAATTCAGCAATTGGATCgtcatcttccttttctcccaaAGGAATTACACTGGTTTCAGTGGATTCCAGCGTAACAGGGGCTTTCTTTCGTAGTAACTTAATGTCATGAAACACAGCACCTCCATTTTCCTTGAATGGCAAAACTTTTGTTGTGTTCACAAACTTCTGCAGCCGATCAACAAAGGTTAGAACAAGTCTCTCAGTGTCTGGTGGGACGTGGACAGAGAAGGTTCCCTTGTAGCCGGTCATACTCACTCTCTTGTTCCCCATGTAGATGTGCCCAAACCTCAGTGGCTCACCGTTATCCACTGCTGTAGCTCTGCCCCGAACTGTTATTTTTGTCTCAGTGCATTTCTTGCAGCCACATTCTACGGCGACTTTAGTGGGGAGCGTGTACCCATCACACACAATCTCTCTCACTTCCATCTTGGACACCCCACAGCAGTAGGAGATGTTGTCCTTACAGCGGAGTCCCTTATCCAGCTTCCCAATGCAGGTCTTTGCTGGGCACTTGCCCACGTCGTAGTAGAATGAGTCAGTTGCTTTTTGGAAACAGTCGTGCGGAAGACGAATGAGGTGGCtttggggctgggagctgcaggctgcctcttgttttcctgttgaaTAGCATTTCTTAATGAGCAGCGTGAAATAATTGTACAGTCATCTGTATGCGGTCTGAAACCCTCTGAGCTAAACATTGCTTCCAATCACGGGGAGGCTTTTGCAGCAATAAAACAGATGGTTTGCAGAATTTTGGTTAGCTGGGTTCATCTGGCCTTTGTTACACTGCAGCAGGTGCTCAGCTTTAATTTAAGGCACCTGATTAAGAGCAGTGCTGTTTGCAGGAGTGTCCCAGCTCCTGCTTACCAGCTAcatgctctgcagctgcctggctTCTTGGCTACAAACAGACCTAAACGGGTCCcaggatttaaaaaagaaacagaaatattcacaCGCTGGGCAGTGATTACAGTGAGAAATGACTGCCCAGCGGATTAAGTTTGGCAGGTCATCTGAAATCCAGAGCTCTAGTTTGTAGCTAGTAGTAGCTGGCTGATAACCAGCACACTCAGGCTTATCTGTTAATGGGTGCATAAAATAGCACCCAGATATTTTCCCTGCACCCTTCCTTTCATGCATGTGTTGTAATTTCTGAGCACTTTCTGTGTACCTGCTGCTTGGAGCACATCACACACGTTTTCTCTTACCTATTACAGAAAGCGTGGCAGGTTGGGACTTCGCTGAACCCCCATCACTCACTGCCTTGCAGTAGTACTCTCCTGCCTGCTCTCTGTTCAGGTTCTTCAGAATCAGGTTGTTTTTGTATCTATACATAGAAGGATCCAGCAGGGAGCCATTGTGGTACCTGCCAGGAACAGGCAGATGGTTAATGGGACAGAGACCTGATGGCTTGGGCAGAGCAGTGCCCAGATGCTGGCTGTGAGGATTTTTGCCACACCTCCTGCCTCAGTTACACCACTTATATCATGGAGCAGCCACGTCCCAGGAGCTGCCCTTTCAGAGTTGCGGTCATGCTTAAAAGCATCTCCCCACTGCATTGCATGGGGTGCTAGTCAGGCTGCAAATTCTTGCAGGGGCTTCCCCTAAAACCTATTCCAGACACAGCTGTCAGTCTTGCCTGCCAAGGTTTTTCAAACTCCTATCTGGGTGTTTTTTCCATTAAGTCCCTCTGCAGATTGTATTACTGCACCTGCGAGAAATGCCAGCTCTGCAAACATGCAGGAAATGATCATTTGTAGCACTGGGTTCTCAGTgtatttcagcttaaaaaataaacaaccctGCTTTATGATGATGGAAAGGAGGTACAAATCAAGTGTGTTCAACAGAATCTGTAGAATCACTggagttggaatggacccttagagaccatctagtccaactcctttgcaatgaacatggacacctacagctccattgggtgctcagagcccatccagcaTGACCTTGGGTGTCCCAAGGGGTGAGGTACTcaccacccctctgggcagcctgtgccagtgcctcacagcTGTTACTGTAAacaactttttcctt
The window above is part of the Coturnix japonica isolate 7356 chromosome 10, Coturnix japonica 2.1, whole genome shotgun sequence genome. Proteins encoded here:
- the CILP gene encoding cartilage intermediate layer protein 1, with amino-acid sequence MMLVTARGWALLLLLLLGATASSGQRLVRPGLGRIQIGQKTFRPIVLLSLDGTRSSSRRLDPIFTNTRRTVVVQDPRKFLSPWSKWSECSGKCGQTGVQKRTRSCLSDRLWGVHCNEVMEEGRLCIGHVCSGCNITCPMGRVNADCDACMCEDVTLHGKVSLEDGSPADNARVYLQADNLKLLTTADNKGTFRIPGVCPDGKNTLKVKKAKYITAAITVPETNRKNLALQVQLKRSGKPYVFKSPDDKARRVGQSVSLCCNAVGTPAPDRYLWYHNGSLLDPSMYRYKNNLILKNLNREQAGEYYCKAVSDGGSAKSQPATLSVIGKQEAACSSQPQSHLIRLPHDCFQKATDSFYYDVGKCPAKTCIGKLDKGLRCKDNISYCCGVSKMEVREIVCDGYTLPTKVAVECGCKKCTETKITVRGRATAVDNGEPLRFGHIYMGNKRVSMTGYKGTFSVHVPPDTERLVLTFVDRLQKFVNTTKVLPFKENGGAVFHDIKLLRKKAPVTLESTETSVIPLGEKEDDDPIAELEIPPDSFYRKNGEPYRGKVKASVTFLDPRELSTAPVTQSDLNFVDDEGDVFPLRTYGMFSLDFTDEQGTETLNAEDVKVHLDTAQVRMPEHLQEMKLWSLNPETGLWEEEGDFNLEKSRRRRREERTFLVGNMEIKERRLFNLDVPESRRCYVKVRAYRSERFLPSEQIQGVVISVINMEPEPGYSSNPRAWGRFDSVVTGPNGACVPAFCDEQNPEAYGAYILASLGGEELEAVPSAPKLNPNAIGVPQPYLNKLNYRRTDHEDPNTKKTAFRINMAKPSPNSADENNGPIYAYENLRECEEAPYSAAHFRFYRIEGDRYDYNTVPFSEDDLMSWTDDYLAWWPKPMEFRACYIKVKINGPQEVNIRSRNMGGTHPRTIGKLYGIRDVRSIRDPEQRDVSAACLEFKCSGMLFDQDRVDRTLVKVIPQGSCRRESVNSMLHEYLVNHLPMATNNDSSEYTMLAPLDPLGHNYGIYTVTDQDPRIAKEIALGRCFDGTSDGTSRIMKSDIGVALTFTCSERSAAEQSLFEAQRNLGQQSIRVPPRESPAYQRPVGSRQITQSRIQIRGQRPSSY